A genomic region of Bdellovibrionales bacterium contains the following coding sequences:
- a CDS encoding RsmB/NOP family class I SAM-dependent RNA methyltransferase, whose translation MKKKVHRPALYGLIQVLDQSFNQGFYADKVLERHFFQNKNMGAKDRKFFAETFYDTIRWWRRLRFSMDLADTPPNNGETNLYSEQDFKAAVSAWCILNDYDLGPFEREGFGGDPGKIIRLWDLANPDSVRESYPNWFWAKGEDELGDKWKAIAQGSNQPAPLFLRVNRLRSDPAAVKQRLGEELIQSQTVSAGPDALRLPERRKVFKSKAFKDGLFEVQDLGSQLIAPFVQAEPGMRVIDACAGAGGKSLHLAALMNNRGKILCMDVHDRKLKELRERSRRAGVDSIETRLIESSKTVKRLVGHADRLLLDVPCSGSGVIRRNPDSKWKITDEECNRLVHVQREILTNYVSMVKPGGKFVYATCSVFLQRMNFK comes from the coding sequence ATGAAAAAGAAAGTTCACCGTCCAGCATTGTATGGGCTTATTCAAGTGCTGGATCAATCATTCAATCAGGGATTCTACGCTGACAAGGTTTTGGAAAGACATTTCTTCCAGAATAAAAATATGGGCGCTAAGGACCGCAAATTTTTTGCCGAGACTTTTTACGATACCATTCGTTGGTGGAGACGCCTGAGGTTTTCTATGGACCTTGCGGATACTCCTCCGAACAATGGAGAAACAAACTTGTACTCTGAGCAAGATTTCAAGGCCGCGGTGTCGGCTTGGTGCATATTGAATGATTATGATCTTGGTCCCTTTGAGCGAGAGGGTTTTGGTGGGGATCCTGGGAAAATTATTCGTCTTTGGGATTTGGCAAATCCTGACTCAGTGAGGGAATCCTATCCAAACTGGTTTTGGGCAAAAGGTGAAGATGAGCTTGGGGACAAGTGGAAGGCCATTGCTCAAGGCTCTAATCAGCCAGCCCCCTTGTTTTTGAGGGTGAATCGGTTGCGCTCCGATCCAGCGGCAGTGAAACAGCGATTGGGGGAGGAGCTCATTCAATCCCAGACGGTCAGCGCCGGCCCTGACGCTCTTCGGTTGCCAGAAAGGCGAAAAGTCTTCAAATCCAAAGCATTCAAAGATGGGCTCTTTGAGGTCCAGGATCTGGGTTCACAACTGATAGCTCCGTTTGTTCAGGCAGAACCAGGAATGAGAGTCATTGATGCCTGTGCTGGAGCAGGTGGGAAATCACTTCATCTTGCGGCATTGATGAATAACCGCGGCAAAATCCTCTGTATGGACGTTCATGATCGAAAACTCAAAGAACTTCGCGAAAGGTCCCGTCGAGCCGGCGTTGATTCGATTGAAACGAGATTAATAGAGTCCTCCAAGACAGTGAAGCGACTGGTCGGGCATGCGGACAGATTGCTACTTGATGTGCCTTGTTCTGGGTCCGGAGTCATTCGGCGAAATCCAGATTCTAAATGGAAAATAACCGATGAGGAGTGCAATCGGCTTGTTCATGTTCAGCGGGAAATCCTGACAAATTATGTGAGCATGGTAAAGCCCGGAGGGAAATTTGTTTACGCCACCTGTTCTGTTTTCCTTCAGAGAATGAACTTCAAGTGA